Genomic window (Rosa chinensis cultivar Old Blush chromosome 6, RchiOBHm-V2, whole genome shotgun sequence):
TTAAATTTAGTGTATTTGATGTATTCGTATAGTGATATATAATAGAATTTTTTCGATATATTAAGTAAATTTAGTTTCATACAAAAGTAAACTAGATTAATATAAAAGTAGAATAGTTACTACTAGTCTACCAATAAATGAAACGAATCTTCTTCTAAATCAACTCAATTTATATTGGTTTTAATTCTAATGACTTTGGTGTCAAACTAGTCTACTTATGTATGGAGTCAGTCTATCTCTGTATCAAATCTAATTTACTTGATGTATTCGTAAATTAATATATCCGTAGAATTTTCTCCATACATTAAGTATATTTAGTTTGATACAGAGTTAAACTACGTCtataaaaaaatagaatagtTACATATTAGTTTACCAATAAATGAAATCACTTCTAAATCGACTCAATTTATGTAATGTATCGATGTATTGATTTACCGTTGACAAATTCTTAATTTATCAAGCAAAAACTAATTTAACTACAATCaattcaaagaacaaaaacaaaatttctcCAATTTTCACAACTGATCGATCACACTCATCACAAGTCTCTCAAAGACTACTCATCACAGGTCGATCATGAGTTTCCCACTTGCTTCCAATTGCCCTGCTTTCTCTTTCTATCCTTCTCTCAAGTCTCTGAAGACTGTGAACAGCATTATAttactattcctattcctaaaCGCACGCCACTGCCACAACCTGATATTTTGACTTGGACCATCACTTTGCCCTCCAACTCTTGTTGAAGTCGAACCACTTCCCCTTCTTGGTTTTATATTCTCCCAACTTCGGCCATTTCCTTTTGCTATCTTTCTCTCTAAAAATGGCTTCTTTTCCTCTCTCCCtagtctctttctctctaaccttcctcttcttcctgtCTCCTGCCTTGTCTACAAACTCTGAAGGTACCCTCTTTACTTGATCCCTCTATTTTGCTCTACAGGGTTTGCTTTCAATTCTGTTTTTTGtgtattgggttttgaatttttgtgGGTTTTGATATGGTTTCAGGaaatgctttgcatgctttgaGAAGTAGGTTCAATGATGCCACCAATGTTCTTCAGAGTTGGGACCCAACTCTGGTCAATCCCTGCACCTGGTTCCATGTTACCTGTGATGCTAATAACCATGTGATCCGTTTGTAAGTTTATTCTCTCTTTGATTTTGAAATAGGGTGTTTGTTGTTTgagtttgaatttgaatttgtttaTCAATTACCTTTTTGAATTTCTTGTAATTTTTGTGGCTTGATTGACTTTCTTGTCTTCAATTTTAGGGATTTGGGCAACTCTAACATTTCTGGGTCTTTGGGGCCAGAGCTTGGGCAGCTGAAGCACCTGGAATACTTGTATGTTTCCCTTACTCAAACCAAGTTGCTTATGCTTTATTGGGTTTCCTAGAAAAGCAGCCTTTAACTTTAAGAATGTGAACTTTCTTAATTAGACCTTAGTGATTTTGTACCTGGTTGTAAAGGGAACAGTTCCTTAAATTTTTAATTTGGAGTTATTCCGACATGATTAATTGTACAATTTGTGATTGGAAATAAGTTAAATAACTATATAGGTCTTGTGAATTTCAGGGAGCTTTATAGAAATGATATAGGAGGTAAAATCCCAAAGGAATTGGGGAATTTGAAAAACCTTGTCAGCATGGATTTGTATGGCAACAGATTTGAAGGGAAAATCCCAAAATCTTTCTCCAAGTTGAAGTCACTCAGATTCCTGTGAGTACTCTTACACTGATCAGCTAGACTGTTTTACCTTTCCGAAATCTCAAATTCAGCTCATTTGAGAATATGGTTAAAAATGTTGCAGGAGGCTAAACAACAACAAACTATCAGGATCTATTCCAAGGGAACTCACCGGCCTCTCTAACCTCAAAGTTTTGTAAGTTTCTAATTTTGAGAAAAGAGGAGGATTTCTAAAATCTGAGTGTGTTTGTTATTCTGAACTagtatgttttgtttgtttttactgtTTCCTTACATGTCTTATGAACTTTTATTGTGCCAGTGATGTTTCGAACAATGATCTATGCGGAACGATTCCAGTTGATGGCCCATTTAGCACCTTCTCAATGGAAAGGTACTACTTCTatcacttttctttctttgatgcTCTCAATTATATGGCACCCCTGCACGGAAATGAACTCGCTTATTATCTGCTTATTGTTTTCctgaaaataaacaaaaaggaaTCAATAATTTATTATGGGTTTGCTAGTCGTTTGATACGAATCAAGAGATAGGTTTTGCCAATTTAGAGGCAATTGTTTCAGAAGTGCTAGATGACTTGGCCAGTGGAATTCTGTCCTATGTCTAAAGACATCATGCATTTCAAATGTTCTCTGAGAAGACAAGGTATTTTACACCCATGGCCTTGAGCAGCCCATGCTGATACCATGAGGCCGTTTGGTAGTGTGCTCTTAGATGTGATCTGAATCAGATCTTAATTTTTGGCATACAAAAATTTGTCATCATTGGATGTATCTAGCTAATAGATAGTGTTGAGTCTCAAATGCTGGTGTTTTCTCTCACCTCTTTTTCTTGATCATAGAGGAGGGTGGAGTTGAATAACAGACCTCTTCGAGCATTTGCTGGAGAGGAATGCCttaccactagaccaaatgctAGTTAGTTGGCTATGGTGAAGTTGCACTGTAGTTTAGAGTATTGAGATATCAATGATCCGAATGAATCATAAGCTATCAGCAAACTTTAAGATTATTTTCCATAGTTCAATCATGATTTTTAATGTCACATTAAAGTACTATCTAAAAATCATGCAACTGTTTATAGAAAGTATGATTGAACATTTTCCATGGTCTAGAGTCTTTTGCAAACAGGCTTCTATGTCCAAAGTTCCATACTCTGTAAAGCAACTATCTAATGTGTTGCAAGTTTTTAATACATTTGCCTTCTGCTTCTGTTTCAGTTTTGAGAACAACAGACTCAGTGGCCCAGAGCTGCAAGGACTGGTACCATATGACTTCGGGTGCTGAAGAAAGCTGGAATTCGTTTATCATCCTTAAAGGACAGTAATATTGTACGATAAAGGAAAATGTTTGTATCTCTAACTATATTATGTATCTGACACTAGCACACTGTTAAAGGTGTGGATATGAATGTAACACTagctattaaaaataaaatgattCTGAGATTGGAACCTTTAGTAACTTCCTGCTGTCCAGTGAGCCACAGTATTTTGCTTTGGACAGCTTAGGCAGAAATAGGGGACGGTATAGCAGAGTCGATGATGAACTTGACACCCCGGGAAGTAAGGTGAAGTTCTGTAGACTGATACGACCTAAATAGGCATATAAATAAATCTCTGCAATCACAATGGTTATAGGAAAGAGGGGTCTCCCGTAGAAGGATTGTGGTTAACAAAAGGAAATCAAGACTCTGAAAACAGAAAAGACACTAAACTAACActtaataaagaaaataaaatttctatctagACACAACAAAAAATTATGAAACTAAATACACACAAAAGAGTACTCATACAAAATTTTAGGGAAATCGAGTTGATTTACTATacgaaataaaataaacaaaacagaggaaaaagtagacgaaaacaaaaaataaccttttgggcggtttttattttcgggttttgaaatcaatgataaaaACTAGCTAATAACTACTTCTCACCGCTAGACAATGACTACACCTTTGATATGTTTACTAACATATTCATTTTTATTTGGATGCCTTTACTCAGATAAAGCCAATGATCGATGTGTTATACTTGACCTATTTAACCTTTCGTAATTGGTATGTTAAGTGCATGATGTGTCCATCCTAACTTAGTTCTAATATGAAACCTAGAATGATGTTTTGGTACAGTTCACAAGTCAAAAgtcattaagaaaaaaaaagttttgaataaAGTAGGCAATTTCAACAGTGGTGTTGTTCTAATCTACTTAGGTATTGGTTCATAAAAATGGGTCTCAAGTCATTCAATCACTACTCTAGAATGCATATAGACATGGATGATCATAC
Coding sequences:
- the LOC112168730 gene encoding leucine-rich repeat protein 2 encodes the protein MASFPLSLVSFSLTFLFFLSPALSTNSEGNALHALRSRFNDATNVLQSWDPTLVNPCTWFHVTCDANNHVIRLDLGNSNISGSLGPELGQLKHLEYLELYRNDIGGKIPKELGNLKNLVSMDLYGNRFEGKIPKSFSKLKSLRFLRLNNNKLSGSIPRELTGLSNLKVFDVSNNDLCGTIPVDGPFSTFSMESFENNRLSGPELQGLVPYDFGC